AAGCCCGCTTCGCGAATCCGCTTCACCGCCTCGGCCGAGCGCGGCAGCAGGCGCAGACGCGACGCATGATTCACATAGCCGACCTCGTCGGCCACCGTCCCGTCCCGGTCCAGGAACACCGCTCGCTTCAACGCGGCCCCGCTCATGCGCTCGCCTCGTGCCGCGCCGCCCCGGCGGTCTGTTCGCCGGCCGGGGGACGCGTCCTCCAGCGGCGGTGCATCCATACCCAGTACTCCGGCTGCGCGCGGATCTGCTCCTCGATGATGCGGGTGCAGCGCTGCGTCAGCGCCAGGATGTCGGCTCGCGTATCGCCGGTGCGCTCCACCGGCACTTCCGGCAGATAGCGCACCAGGTAGCGGCCGTCGGGCAGCGGAATCCCGAAGGTCGGCACCACGGGCGATTCGGTCTTCAACGCCAGGGTCGCCAGCGCCGGCGTGGTGGAAGCGGGCGTCCCGAAGAAATCGACGAACAGCCCGTCCTCGCCGCGCACGTTCTGATCGATCACGATCGCGACGCCCCAGCCCCGCCGGATGGCCCGCAGCATCTCCTTCGCCGCGCCATGCTTGTGGATCACCTGGTTGCCCGACAGCGTCCGGTAGCCGAACAGAATCTTCTCCATATGGGGATTGTCCAGCGGCCGCGTCACCATCGCCAGCGGCATTCCCAGGTAGCCCTGGATCAGCGCCACCATCTCCCAGTTCCCGTAGTGCCCCGAGAAGATGTAGACGCCGCGCTTCTTCGCGTAGGCGGCGCGCACGTGTTCCAGCCCCTCGAACACCGCGAACTCCTCGAGCCGATCGGGTCGAACCCGGGCGAAGGAGGGGGTGTCGCACAGGAGGCGGCCCAGATAGATGAAGGAGGCACGGGCAATGCGCTCGATCTCTTCGGGCGGACGTTCCTGGCCGAGAGCCCGCTCCAGGTTGGCGCGCGCCATCCGTCGCAGCCGCGGCACGAGCGCGAACAGCGCCAAACCGAGCAGCTTGCCCACGAACAGGCGCCCCCGCCGCGGCAGGATCCTCAGCAGTCCCAGCAGGCCCCACAGCAGGCCGATCTCCGCGAAGCTGCGCAGCGGATGCCTTGCCTTCGCCATCAGGCGCCTCCCCGCACCGCGCGCTCCGCGCGCCGGCCGATGCGCTCCTCCACCAGCGCCAGGAGATCCCGCTCGTCATCCGGCCGCAGCTGGATGCGCAGCGCATAGGCGGGGAAGGGGAGGGTCACCTCGCCCATCCGCGCCTTGTCTTTCTCGGTGGTCAGCAGCACGTCGGGCTTGAGCCGCCCGCTCAGGTCGCGGAGGAGTGCCATTTCCGCATGTCCGATGGGCTGGTGATCGCGGAAGCGGATCGCATCGAGAAGGTTGATACCGAGCGAGCGCAGGTCCTCTTCGAAGGCTTCCGGCCGGGCAATTCCAGAAAACGCGACCGCCTTCAAGCCGGCAAGCGCCGCCGGAGGCAGCAGCTCTCCGGTCGCGAGCGCGGCGAAGCCCTGGAATCGTCGTGCGCAGGAGAAGAGAGGACGTGAGACGCCTTGGCGGGCCATGATCTCCTTGAGACGGGCGCGCCCCGCGCTCAGGCGGTCCGGATGACCGGTGACCACCAGGGCATCGGCGCGTGCCATCTCCGCGAGTGGCTCGCGGAGCGGACCGCGGGGGAGCATTCTACCATTGCCGAATCCCTCCTCCGCGTCGACCAGCAGCAGGTCGCAGCTGCGCGCCAGCCGCCGGTGCTGGAAGCCGTCATCCAGAAGGACCACCTCGGCCCCCAGGCGCTGCCGCGCCATCTCCGCCGCCTTGAAGCGGTCACTGCAGACCACGACGCCGACGTCCGGCAGCGACGTCGCGAACAGCACCGGCTCGTCGCCCGCCTCGCGCGCCGTCACCAGCGCGGCTTTTCCATCACCCACCAGCAGCGGCTCGTCGTGCGGCATCCCGCCGTAGCCGCGGCTGGCGATTGCCACCTTGCGCCCCCGCTCGCTCAACCGTGCCGCCAGATACGCGGTAAAGGGCGTCTTGCCGGAGCCGCCCACCGTCAGGTTGCCGATGCTCACCACCGGAATCCCGGCGCGGCGCGGGACGAAGGTGCCGCGCCGGTAGAGAGCGTTGCGGCCCCGAACCGTCCCTTCGTAGAGCAGTCCCGCGGGATAGAGCAGGACTCCGAGCCATTCCGGGACGGGAGAGCTCATGCAGATTCCGGCTCCTCGAGAAGCTCCAGGATGCGCAGCGCCGTCCGCTTCGCGGCGCCGCGGTTGGCGGCCACCAGCGCCGCGCCGCGCGCTCCCGCCTCCTCGCAGCGCGCGGAGTTGCGCAGGAGATCGCGCGCCGCCGTCAGCAGCCCTTCGCGCGATTCGATCCGGAACCCGGCGCCCGCCGCCAGCAGCGTCTTGGCCGCCTCGGCGAAGTTCTCGGTGCGCGGCCCGAAGATCACGGGGCGTCCCGCCGCCGCCGGCTCGAGGAGATTCTGGCCGCCGCGCTTCACCAGGCTCCCCCCCACGAAGCAGATCGTTCCTGCGCCGTAGGCGCGCCGCAGGTCGCCGACCGTGTCGAGGAGCAGCACGGCAACCGCGGCACCGGGCCCCAGCTTTGGGACAGCATGCTGCACGACAAGCGTCTGCTCAGAACTCCCCCCGGTCGGCAAATCTCCCAGCCGCTCTCCGATGTTGACTCCCGCCAGAGGTCTTGCCTCGAGCGGCGCCGGGAAAGGCTGGGCCGGTTCGACAGCCGGCGACCCTGCGGCACCTGGCATGGTGCTGCGCCGCCGGAATGGAATGCCGCGCTGCTGGAGAGCGCGCGCCACCTCCTCGAAACGCGCGGGATGGCGGGGCGCCAGGATGAGCTGCAGGGTCGGAAACTCCGCGCGCAAAGC
Above is a window of Candidatus Polarisedimenticolia bacterium DNA encoding:
- a CDS encoding lysophospholipid acyltransferase family protein; amino-acid sequence: MAKARHPLRSFAEIGLLWGLLGLLRILPRRGRLFVGKLLGLALFALVPRLRRMARANLERALGQERPPEEIERIARASFIYLGRLLCDTPSFARVRPDRLEEFAVFEGLEHVRAAYAKKRGVYIFSGHYGNWEMVALIQGYLGMPLAMVTRPLDNPHMEKILFGYRTLSGNQVIHKHGAAKEMLRAIRRGWGVAIVIDQNVRGEDGLFVDFFGTPASTTPALATLALKTESPVVPTFGIPLPDGRYLVRYLPEVPVERTGDTRADILALTQRCTRIIEEQIRAQPEYWVWMHRRWRTRPPAGEQTAGAARHEASA
- the lpxK gene encoding tetraacyldisaccharide 4'-kinase, with amino-acid sequence MSSPVPEWLGVLLYPAGLLYEGTVRGRNALYRRGTFVPRRAGIPVVSIGNLTVGGSGKTPFTAYLAARLSERGRKVAIASRGYGGMPHDEPLLVGDGKAALVTAREAGDEPVLFATSLPDVGVVVCSDRFKAAEMARQRLGAEVVLLDDGFQHRRLARSCDLLLVDAEEGFGNGRMLPRGPLREPLAEMARADALVVTGHPDRLSAGRARLKEIMARQGVSRPLFSCARRFQGFAALATGELLPPAALAGLKAVAFSGIARPEAFEEDLRSLGINLLDAIRFRDHQPIGHAEMALLRDLSGRLKPDVLLTTEKDKARMGEVTLPFPAYALRIQLRPDDERDLLALVEERIGRRAERAVRGGA